The following proteins come from a genomic window of Trifolium pratense cultivar HEN17-A07 linkage group LG4, ARS_RC_1.1, whole genome shotgun sequence:
- the LOC123923822 gene encoding H/ACA ribonucleoprotein complex subunit 2-like protein — MGSDGEGEKSAQKEIERKKILALAPIAKPLAGKKLSKKTLKLVKRAAENKCIKRGVKEVVKSIRRGQKGVCVIAGNISPIDVITHVPILCEEADIPYVYVPSKEDLATAGATKRPTCCVLVMTKPSKGELAQEAQEKLKSEYDEVASDITELTTSLF; from the exons ATGGGTAGCGACGGCGAAGGTGAGAAATCGGCGCAGAAAGAGATTGAAAGGAAGAAAATTCTTGCGTTAGCTCCCATTGCTAAACCTCTTGCTGGGAAGAAGCTTTCCAAGAAAACACTCAAGCTTGTAAAAAGAG CTGCTGAAAACAAGTGCATAAAGAGAGGGGTTAAAGAAGTGGTCAAAAGTATAAGGCGAGGTCAAAAAGG AGTGTGTGTTATAGCTGGGAACATATCACCAATTGATGTCATCACTCATGTTCCTATTCTATGCGAAGAAGCTGACATTCCATATGTATATGTCCCATCTAAAGAA GACCTTGCAACTGCAGGAGCAACAAAGAGGCCTACATGTTGTGTTTTAGTGATGACCAAACCTTCAAAGGGAGAACTAGCTCAAGAGGCACAAGAAAAACTAAAGTCAGAGTACGATGAAGTTGCATCTGATATTACTGAGCTTACAACTTCACTTTTTTGA